One window from the genome of Aliidongia dinghuensis encodes:
- a CDS encoding transporter substrate-binding domain-containing protein → MRRCLSALLLAAVAGGVASAQPVMLDTIKARGTLIVGTPGDYRPFAVRNPDGSYEGADIDMAKGFAGKLGVRLEIVPTSWAALQGDFDAGKFDIAIGGITVTPDRAAKGDFSVSLLEDGKRPVVRCADKDKFVSIAAIDQPATRVVVNPGAANEAFARANFHQAPITVNPDNITVPDQIVANKADVFVTDGIEVDLIAKRHPGVLCAAAVPAPFTHLTKAWYFPKDDALKQAIDGYLGPAKADGTWAATLEAAMQ, encoded by the coding sequence ATGCGCCGTTGCCTGTCCGCCCTGTTGCTCGCCGCCGTCGCCGGCGGCGTTGCCTCTGCCCAACCCGTCATGCTCGATACGATCAAGGCGCGCGGCACGCTCATCGTCGGCACGCCCGGCGACTATCGCCCGTTCGCGGTGCGCAACCCCGACGGCAGCTACGAGGGCGCCGACATCGACATGGCCAAGGGCTTCGCCGGCAAGCTCGGCGTCCGGCTCGAGATCGTGCCGACCAGCTGGGCGGCGCTGCAGGGCGATTTCGACGCGGGCAAGTTCGACATCGCGATCGGCGGCATCACGGTGACGCCGGACCGTGCCGCCAAGGGTGATTTCTCCGTCTCGCTGCTCGAGGACGGCAAGCGGCCGGTCGTGCGCTGCGCCGACAAGGACAAGTTCGTCTCGATCGCCGCGATCGACCAGCCCGCGACCCGCGTCGTGGTCAATCCGGGGGCGGCCAACGAGGCCTTCGCCCGCGCCAATTTCCATCAAGCGCCGATCACGGTGAACCCGGATAACATCACCGTCCCGGACCAGATCGTGGCCAACAAGGCCGACGTGTTCGTGACCGACGGCATCGAGGTCGACCTGATCGCGAAGCGCCACCCGGGCGTGCTGTGCGCCGCCGCCGTGCCGGCGCCGTTCACGCATCTGACCAAGGCCTGGTACTTCCCGAAGGACGACGCCCTGAAGCAGGCGATCGATGGGTATCTCGGCCCGGCGAAGGCGGACGGCACATGGGCCGCGACGCTGGAAGCGGCGATGCAGTGA
- a CDS encoding sulfite oxidase-like oxidoreductase → MGSLFALAITGSCLERPRPRPHIRRMNRDKLIDAKTRWAAEGRLLVPQPAERRRLPPGQTLVTDWPVLDLGTQPNLRPRDWRLSAGGLVARPIDWGWDELQHLGETESVSDIHCVTQWSRYDNRWGGIRAAALVRRLEPLPTARFVRIRSFDGYGTTVPLADFTAEGAMLATHWEGAPLTRAHGGPVRLVIPRLYFWKSAKWLRHLWFTDRDAPGYWEARGYHPRGDPWRQERYR, encoded by the coding sequence ATGGGTTCGCTATTCGCGCTTGCGATCACCGGATCGTGTCTGGAGCGGCCGCGGCCGCGCCCCCACATCCGGCGGATGAACCGCGACAAGCTGATCGACGCCAAGACCCGCTGGGCCGCCGAGGGTCGGCTGCTCGTCCCCCAGCCGGCCGAGCGCCGCCGCCTGCCGCCGGGCCAGACGCTGGTCACGGACTGGCCGGTGCTCGACCTCGGCACCCAGCCGAACCTCAGGCCCCGCGACTGGCGCCTCTCCGCCGGCGGGCTGGTCGCCCGGCCAATCGACTGGGGCTGGGACGAGCTCCAGCACTTGGGCGAGACGGAAAGCGTGTCCGACATCCATTGCGTGACGCAGTGGTCGCGCTACGACAACCGCTGGGGCGGCATCCGGGCGGCCGCGCTCGTACGCCGGCTCGAGCCGCTGCCGACAGCGCGCTTCGTGCGCATCCGCAGCTTCGACGGCTACGGCACGACCGTGCCGCTCGCCGATTTCACGGCCGAGGGCGCGATGTTGGCCACCCATTGGGAAGGCGCGCCCTTGACCCGCGCCCACGGCGGCCCGGTCCGGCTCGTCATCCCGCGGCTCTATTTCTGGAAATCGGCCAAGTGGCTGCGCCACCTGTGGTTCACCGACCGCGACGCCCCCGGCTATTGGGAAGCGCGCGGCTATCACCCCCGCGGCGACCCGTGGCGGCAGGAGCGGTATCGGTAG
- a CDS encoding Hsp20 family protein, whose translation MSAHDFAPLYRSAIGFDRVMNLLQDSLHQAPADNYPPYNIEKTGEQTYRITLAVAGFTLDDIAITARPNQLIVVGKRQAPAKDGAQVLHQGIAQRGFDRRFELADHIEVTGATLENGLLAIDLKRELPEAMKPRTIQITSGMPSPKVIDQKAA comes from the coding sequence ATGAGTGCTCACGACTTCGCGCCCCTCTACCGTTCGGCCATCGGCTTCGATCGGGTGATGAATCTGCTTCAGGATTCCCTGCATCAGGCGCCGGCCGACAATTACCCCCCGTACAACATCGAGAAGACGGGCGAGCAGACCTACCGCATCACGTTGGCGGTGGCCGGCTTTACGCTCGATGACATCGCCATCACCGCCCGGCCGAACCAGCTCATCGTCGTCGGCAAGCGCCAGGCGCCGGCCAAGGACGGCGCGCAGGTGCTGCACCAGGGCATCGCCCAGCGCGGCTTCGACCGCCGCTTCGAGCTCGCCGACCATATCGAGGTCACCGGCGCCACGCTCGAGAACGGCCTGCTCGCGATCGACCTCAAGCGCGAGCTGCCGGAGGCGATGAAGCCCCGGACGATCCAGATCACCAGCGGCATGCCGAGCCCGAAGGTGATCGACCAGAAGGCCGCCTGA
- a CDS encoding helicase HerA domain-containing protein — protein MTVAIDMGQTAAGSAATLDLEELLATRLLVQGNSGSGKSHLLRRLMEQSAPWVQQAVIDPEGDFVSLGDKYGHLVIDAAAHTEAGLQRTAERVRQHRASVVLNLENLDVELQMRHAAAFLGGLFDAERDHWYPMLVVVDEAQLFAPAAAGDVSDEARKASLGAMTNLMCRGRKRGLAGVIATQRLAKLAKNVAAEASNFLMGRTFLDIDMARASDLLGMERRQAEMFRDLERGHFIALGPALSRRPLPLRIGTVETATRGMSPKLLPLPVAPSDEMRDLILKAPEPETARPIVRRTAPASPPPDILTQLAQSRPAPLSERGRAALKTATPEELAETERKLDEILAQVATDPEATFRPVAVLYQDFLVRCRIHNLQGKPLDIPAFRRRLATARAGVGAAAAASPEWGQAQAIAATLPDDVQGVFLLLARAALDRLPCPSDETIARAYGSRSLGRARRLLTYMEEQGSIVCRPDLAGHRIVTLPELGWETAPGDPNAPDTAGEFVEG, from the coding sequence ATGACGGTTGCCATCGACATGGGTCAGACGGCGGCGGGTTCGGCGGCGACGCTCGATCTCGAGGAGCTGCTGGCGACCCGGCTGTTGGTGCAGGGCAACTCGGGCTCCGGCAAGTCGCACCTGTTGCGCCGGCTCATGGAGCAGAGTGCGCCCTGGGTGCAGCAGGCGGTGATCGACCCCGAGGGCGATTTCGTCAGCCTCGGCGACAAGTACGGCCATCTGGTGATCGACGCCGCCGCCCATACGGAGGCGGGCCTGCAGCGCACGGCCGAGCGGGTGCGCCAGCACCGGGCCTCGGTCGTCCTGAACCTGGAGAACCTGGACGTCGAGCTGCAGATGCGCCATGCGGCGGCGTTCCTCGGCGGCCTGTTCGACGCCGAGCGCGACCATTGGTACCCGATGCTGGTCGTGGTCGACGAGGCGCAGCTGTTCGCGCCCGCCGCCGCCGGCGACGTGTCGGACGAGGCGCGGAAGGCGTCCCTGGGCGCCATGACCAACCTCATGTGCCGCGGCCGCAAGCGCGGCCTGGCCGGCGTCATCGCGACCCAGCGGCTCGCCAAGCTCGCGAAGAATGTCGCGGCCGAAGCGTCCAACTTCCTCATGGGCCGCACGTTCCTCGACATCGACATGGCGCGCGCGTCGGACCTGCTCGGCATGGAGCGGCGCCAGGCCGAGATGTTCCGCGACCTGGAGCGCGGCCATTTCATCGCCCTCGGCCCCGCCCTCTCGCGCCGGCCGCTGCCGCTCAGGATCGGCACTGTGGAGACCGCGACGCGCGGCATGAGTCCGAAACTGCTGCCGCTGCCGGTGGCGCCGTCGGACGAGATGCGCGACCTCATCCTGAAGGCGCCGGAGCCGGAGACGGCACGCCCGATCGTGCGCCGCACGGCGCCGGCGAGCCCGCCGCCCGACATCCTGACGCAGCTGGCCCAGTCGCGCCCGGCGCCGCTTTCCGAGCGCGGCCGGGCGGCGCTCAAGACAGCGACGCCGGAGGAGCTGGCCGAGACGGAGCGCAAGCTCGACGAGATCCTGGCCCAGGTCGCGACCGACCCGGAGGCGACGTTCCGCCCGGTCGCCGTGCTCTACCAGGATTTCCTGGTGCGCTGCCGCATCCACAATCTGCAGGGCAAGCCGCTCGACATCCCGGCGTTCCGGCGGCGGCTCGCGACCGCGCGCGCCGGCGTCGGCGCCGCGGCGGCGGCGAGCCCGGAATGGGGCCAGGCGCAGGCGATTGCGGCCACCCTGCCCGACGACGTGCAGGGCGTGTTCCTGCTGTTGGCGCGCGCGGCGCTCGACCGCCTGCCCTGCCCGTCCGACGAGACGATCGCGCGCGCCTATGGCAGCCGGTCGCTCGGCCGCGCCCGGCGGCTCCTCACCTACATGGAGGAGCAGGGCTCGATCGTCTGTCGCCCCGACCTCGCCGGCCACCGCATCGTGACCCTGCCGGAACTGGGCTGGGAGACGGCGCCGGGCGACCCGAACGCGCCGGATACGGCGGGGGAATTCGTCGAGGGGTAG
- a CDS encoding cytochrome b, with product MTGTHRRFTPLQRLLHWLMAAAILAMLFIGVGMVSTVTPKYLALVSLHKPLGIAILVLALIRLALRLSHGAPALPADLPEPMKLAAVLSHWALYALMIGMPLLGWGMLSAASYPVVLAGGIHLPSILPPSDRLHTLLWDAHYFLAFAFFALILLHVAAALFHALVRRDGVFEAMAPTPTRDEAAPAE from the coding sequence ATGACGGGAACCCATCGCCGCTTCACCCCGCTGCAGCGCCTGCTGCATTGGCTCATGGCGGCCGCGATCCTGGCCATGCTGTTCATCGGCGTGGGCATGGTGTCGACCGTGACGCCGAAATACCTGGCGCTCGTCTCGCTCCACAAGCCGCTCGGCATCGCCATCCTGGTGCTGGCGCTGATCCGCCTGGCGCTGCGCCTCAGCCACGGCGCGCCGGCGCTGCCGGCCGACCTGCCCGAGCCGATGAAGCTCGCGGCCGTGCTCTCGCACTGGGCGCTCTATGCCCTGATGATCGGCATGCCGCTCCTCGGCTGGGGCATGCTGTCGGCCGCCTCATACCCGGTCGTGCTGGCGGGCGGCATCCACCTGCCATCGATCCTGCCGCCGAGCGACCGCCTGCACACGCTGCTATGGGACGCGCATTACTTCCTGGCCTTCGCCTTCTTCGCGCTCATCCTGCTGCATGTCGCGGCCGCCCTGTTCCACGCCCTCGTCCGCCGCGACGGCGTGTTCGAAGCGATGGCACCGACGCCGACGCGCGACGAGGCGGCGCCGGCGGAGTGA
- a CDS encoding catalase family peroxidase, which produces MPEPHRSPARSALGPLVLIAAIVGAGAAAFAYTAGWLSPERLTPSKLVDALTPPSGPPLGHRRNHAKGICFTGLFEANGAGAALSRAQVFSQGQYPVLGRFNLGTPDPNAADAMERVRGLGLRIATPDGQEWRSAMIDLPFFPVATPQGFYELLVASGSKEPDAMKNFAAAHPEIAAFGAWAKSAPWTASYAEERFNSLNSFVFTDGSDAEHVVRWSLLPAAAPVDVAPEDLAKRGADFLNQDITERVAAGPQRWTMTVTVANPGDPTADPSKAWPADRRTIEVGTLVVQKIEAEADGPCRDINFDPTVLPAGIKTSDDPFPAARSAAYSISYNRRTAEAASYPRTTPGAKP; this is translated from the coding sequence CGATCACCCGCGCGTTCCGCGCTTGGACCGCTGGTGCTGATCGCCGCCATCGTCGGCGCCGGCGCCGCTGCCTTCGCTTATACGGCGGGCTGGCTCTCGCCTGAGCGCCTGACGCCCAGCAAGCTGGTGGACGCGCTGACGCCGCCCTCGGGCCCGCCGCTCGGCCATCGCCGCAACCATGCCAAGGGCATCTGCTTCACCGGCCTGTTCGAGGCGAATGGTGCTGGCGCGGCGCTGTCACGCGCCCAGGTGTTCAGCCAAGGCCAATATCCGGTGCTGGGGCGCTTCAACCTCGGCACACCCGACCCGAACGCGGCGGACGCGATGGAGCGCGTGCGGGGCCTTGGCCTGCGCATCGCGACGCCGGACGGCCAGGAATGGCGCAGCGCCATGATCGACCTGCCGTTCTTCCCGGTGGCAACGCCGCAGGGTTTCTACGAGCTGCTGGTCGCCTCGGGCAGCAAGGAGCCGGACGCGATGAAGAATTTCGCCGCAGCGCATCCGGAGATCGCGGCGTTCGGCGCCTGGGCCAAGAGTGCCCCCTGGACCGCGAGCTATGCCGAGGAACGGTTCAACAGCCTGAACAGCTTCGTCTTCACCGACGGGTCCGACGCCGAGCATGTGGTGCGCTGGTCGCTGCTGCCGGCGGCGGCGCCGGTCGACGTGGCACCCGAGGACCTGGCGAAGCGCGGCGCGGACTTCCTCAACCAGGACATCACGGAGCGTGTCGCCGCCGGGCCGCAGCGCTGGACCATGACGGTGACCGTCGCCAACCCGGGCGACCCCACGGCGGACCCGAGCAAGGCCTGGCCGGCCGACCGCCGCACGATCGAGGTCGGCACGCTCGTCGTGCAGAAGATCGAGGCCGAGGCGGATGGGCCGTGCCGCGACATCAACTTCGACCCGACCGTGCTGCCGGCCGGCATCAAGACGTCGGACGACCCGTTCCCGGCCGCCCGCTCGGCCGCCTATTCGATCTCCTACAACCGCCGCACGGCGGAGGCCGCGAGCTATCCGCGAACCACGCCGGGAGCCAAGCCATGA